In one window of Nitrospirota bacterium DNA:
- a CDS encoding site-specific DNA-methyltransferase, producing the protein MPTKSSKTKRYGPSEKPLDFYIVENTATYEKKKPFSIFYDNRKHSVRLLKGDCIEILNQARENSVDMIFADPPYFLSNGGITCHAGKMVSVNKGNWGKSMGIAENHKFTLEWLNVCQRVLKPNGTIWVSGTTHNIYSVGFAMQELGYKILNDIIWYKRNAPPNLSCRYFTHSTEIVLWAGKNVKSKHYFNYPLMKKINQGKQMRNVWEISAPPTEEKRFGKHPTQKPVELLSRIICASTKEGDLVLDPFCGSSTTGVASVLLNRRFVGIDLEEEYLTLSKKRLEEAIKRTALLKPEKVVEAIRINE; encoded by the coding sequence ATGCCGACCAAGTCCAGCAAAACAAAGAGATACGGGCCGTCTGAAAAACCATTGGATTTTTATATCGTAGAAAACACAGCCACATATGAAAAGAAAAAACCGTTCTCTATTTTTTATGACAACCGCAAACATTCGGTGCGTCTGTTAAAAGGCGACTGTATCGAAATATTAAATCAGGCAAGAGAAAACAGCGTTGATATGATATTTGCCGACCCTCCGTATTTTCTCTCCAATGGAGGGATTACATGCCATGCTGGAAAAATGGTTTCTGTAAATAAAGGGAACTGGGGTAAATCTATGGGAATAGCAGAAAATCATAAATTCACTCTGGAATGGCTTAATGTATGTCAGCGTGTTTTGAAGCCCAATGGGACTATATGGGTATCAGGGACGACACATAACATTTACTCTGTCGGTTTTGCCATGCAGGAGCTTGGCTATAAAATTCTTAATGACATTATCTGGTATAAGCGCAATGCGCCTCCGAATCTTTCATGCAGATACTTCACCCATTCGACAGAGATAGTTTTATGGGCGGGTAAGAATGTAAAAAGCAAACATTACTTTAATTACCCGCTGATGAAGAAGATAAATCAGGGCAAACAGATGCGTAATGTATGGGAAATATCCGCGCCGCCAACAGAAGAAAAAAGGTTTGGGAAACACCCTACCCAAAAACCTGTGGAACTTTTGTCCAGAATAATATGTGCATCCACAAAAGAAGGAGATTTGGTATTGGACCCGTTTTGCGGAAGTTCTACGACAGGCGTCGCCTCGGTTTTGCTCAACAGGAGATTTGTCGGTATCGATTTGGAGGAAGAGTATCTTACGCTTTCAAAAAAGCGACTTGAAGAGGCAATTAAAAGGACAGCCTTGCTAAAACCAGAAAAAGTAGTGGAGGCAATCCGTATAAATGAATAG
- a CDS encoding Lrp/AsnC ligand binding domain-containing protein, whose amino-acid sequence MARVYMLANVLPGKDKSIRDTLKGTKGIKGADVITGQFDIIAVLEAKDTNTIFSSILKEIRKIKGITRTETFVAVD is encoded by the coding sequence ATGGCAAGGGTCTATATGCTGGCAAATGTCTTACCTGGAAAGGACAAAAGTATAAGGGACACACTAAAGGGGACAAAGGGCATAAAGGGTGCAGATGTCATAACAGGACAGTTTGACATCATAGCCGTATTAGAGGCAAAGGACACAAACACCATATTCAGCAGTATCCTCAAGGAGATAAGAAAGATAAAGGGTATTACAAGGACAGAGACATTTGTGGCAGTTGATTAG
- a CDS encoding YraN family protein — MKRQIGNKGEELAFHFLKKKGMKILNRNYRTPAGEIDIIAKDGNTLVFVEVKTRSGDLFGQPVEAISPKKKKTMERASLHYILKEKQEGRPARFDVVSIRILSDKNHIEHLKDAFEIKV; from the coding sequence ATGAAGAGGCAGATTGGAAATAAAGGAGAAGAGCTTGCCTTTCATTTCCTTAAAAAAAAAGGCATGAAGATTCTTAACCGCAACTATAGAACCCCGGCAGGAGAGATAGACATAATTGCAAAAGACGGCAATACACTCGTCTTTGTGGAGGTCAAAACAAGAAGCGGAGACCTTTTTGGTCAGCCTGTTGAAGCCATAAGTCCGAAGAAAAAAAAGACCATGGAGCGGGCAAGCCTCCATTACATCTTAAAGGAAAAACAGGAGGGCCGGCCTGCAAGGTTCGATGTTGTAAGCATAAGGATTCTTTCAGATAAAAACCACATAGAGCATCTTAAGGATGCCTTTGAGATTAAGGTTTAA
- a CDS encoding DUF262 domain-containing protein, with protein sequence MPVKPTARIYDVIRNISNDEFLLPSIQRSFVWGEDKICKLFDSLMNDYPIGSCLIWSRKFIKDYKSQKSLLPSEIEVSKSSYLVLDGQQRLQSLYLGFFGSYDGEKLYFNADSNPTEEENDLAYQFQLMLPVKAKEDLHWMLPEEIIGLDIEDIQEFVDRNFRDNTVENRKRITKNLSKFIKVFNIEERIFLQEVKETLPYNDVLEVFVRVNSGGMVLKKSDLVFSTVKLHMPDMEEKFIELIDKLNGGGEFDFDIDFIIKTSFVLFDKWAKYDVGKLKDNDYINKLKNNFNNLRKTLLSTKEFIKSDAKMLSRRFLKSDLAVIPIINYIFQQPHQHLPEGQSKSIRQYLYMSFFMKFYSHGSDGKLDALHKKTIKQSFPIEEISKYMADKTGMNYGFSKAMLSDVDLILNIIQGGVYEIPKSRGWSLEKDHIFPQSILRQKNIPDELINSVGNLRLINKTRNILKSDTPPPRDIEFFGVEEKIYSILEKEFCKDYYQEKVSHGVPRWKHHIAFAKERARQIHGFIKSPKESGRGYWELTTKGWEKYYTLKKET encoded by the coding sequence GTGCCTGTAAAACCAACCGCAAGAATATACGATGTAATTAGAAATATCTCAAACGATGAATTTTTACTTCCTTCAATTCAAAGGTCATTTGTTTGGGGAGAAGATAAAATTTGCAAGCTTTTTGATTCTCTTATGAATGACTACCCTATTGGTTCCTGTCTTATCTGGAGTAGAAAATTTATTAAAGATTATAAGTCCCAAAAGAGCCTTTTACCCTCTGAAATAGAGGTTTCTAAATCGTCTTATCTAGTTTTAGATGGACAGCAAAGGTTACAGTCTTTATATCTTGGGTTCTTCGGAAGTTATGATGGAGAGAAATTATATTTTAATGCCGACAGTAATCCAACCGAAGAAGAAAATGATTTAGCATACCAATTTCAATTGATGTTGCCTGTTAAGGCAAAAGAAGACCTCCATTGGATGCTACCAGAAGAAATTATCGGGTTAGATATAGAAGATATACAGGAATTCGTAGACAGAAATTTTAGAGATAACACCGTTGAAAATCGGAAAAGGATAACAAAAAATCTTTCAAAATTTATTAAGGTCTTTAACATAGAGGAAAGAATATTTTTGCAGGAAGTAAAAGAGACCTTACCTTATAACGATGTCTTAGAAGTCTTTGTACGAGTGAACTCTGGAGGGATGGTATTAAAAAAGTCAGACTTAGTTTTTTCTACGGTTAAGTTGCACATGCCTGACATGGAAGAAAAGTTTATTGAACTTATTGATAAATTAAATGGGGGCGGAGAATTTGACTTTGATATTGATTTTATCATCAAGACATCCTTTGTTCTTTTTGACAAATGGGCAAAATATGATGTGGGGAAACTAAAAGATAATGATTATATAAACAAACTTAAAAACAATTTTAATAACCTAAGAAAGACTTTATTATCAACAAAAGAATTTATTAAGAGTGACGCAAAAATGCTTTCAAGGCGATTTTTGAAATCGGATTTAGCCGTAATCCCTATTATAAATTATATTTTCCAACAACCGCATCAGCATCTACCTGAAGGCCAATCTAAAAGTATCCGGCAATATTTGTATATGTCATTCTTTATGAAATTTTATTCCCACGGTTCTGATGGGAAATTAGATGCCCTACATAAGAAGACAATAAAACAGTCTTTCCCAATAGAAGAAATTAGTAAATATATGGCTGACAAAACAGGTATGAATTACGGGTTCTCAAAAGCTATGCTATCTGATGTTGATTTGATACTCAATATTATTCAGGGTGGTGTTTATGAAATCCCTAAAAGTAGAGGTTGGAGCTTGGAGAAAGACCACATATTTCCACAAAGCATTTTAAGACAGAAAAACATACCCGATGAATTAATAAATAGTGTTGGAAATCTCAGGCTTATTAATAAGACGAGAAACATTCTTAAAAGTGATACCCCTCCTCCAAGAGATATTGAGTTTTTTGGAGTTGAGGAAAAGATTTATTCCATATTAGAAAAGGAATTTTGTAAAGATTATTATCAAGAGAAAGTATCTCACGGAGTCCCACGCTGGAAGCACCATATAGCATTCGCAAAGGAAAGAGCAAGACAAATACATGGTTTTATTAAAAGCCCTAAGGAATCAGGGAGAGGATATTGGGAATTAACCACAAAAGGCTGGGAAAAGTATTATACTTTAAAGAAAGAAACTTAA
- a CDS encoding DUF4160 domain-containing protein, with product MPEICRFYGIIIAMFYDDHNPPHFHARYGSHKSAIRIDDFAVLEGFLPPRAMGLVMEWAAIHKGELLLEWKAVNEKKPLFPIEPLK from the coding sequence ATGCCGGAGATTTGTAGATTTTATGGAATTATAATAGCCATGTTTTATGACGACCATAATCCGCCTCATTTCCATGCAAGATATGGCAGCCATAAATCAGCTATCAGAATTGATGATTTTGCAGTTTTAGAGGGGTTTTTACCGCCCCGTGCTATGGGGTTAGTCATGGAGTGGGCTGCTATCCACAAGGGCGAACTCTTACTTGAGTGGAAGGCAGTCAACGAGAAGAAACCTTTGTTCCCGATAGAGCCGCTTAAGTAA
- a CDS encoding DUF2442 domain-containing protein: MYYDVVEVKYIKDYKLEVVFENQERGIVDLQGYIKAGGIFNRFRDMSYFKQVYINDELGVLCWPGGPDIAPETLYSMATGKPLPNWIAQKQAVEI; the protein is encoded by the coding sequence ATGTATTACGATGTAGTAGAAGTGAAATATATTAAGGACTATAAATTAGAGGTCGTATTTGAAAACCAAGAAAGGGGAATCGTTGACCTTCAGGGCTATATTAAAGCAGGCGGTATCTTCAACCGATTCAGAGATATGTCCTACTTTAAGCAGGTTTATATCAACGATGAACTCGGCGTGCTTTGCTGGCCTGGAGGCCCGGACATAGCACCGGAAACCCTCTACAGCATGGCAACAGGCAAACCCCTTCCAAACTGGATAGCTCAAAAACAGGCGGTTGAAATCTGA
- a CDS encoding deoxyguanosinetriphosphate triphosphohydrolase: MTIREQTEEIERKTLHPNASFSASSKGRPRPEKEGELRTCFQRDRDRVIHSKAFRRLKHKTQVFLAPKGDHYRTRLTHVLEVSQIARTIARALRLNEDLTEAIALGHDLGHTPFGHAGEAVLREIHPEGFEHYEQSLRVVDFLENQGKGLNLTHEVRNGILKHSKGKGLIIPKLKSDMAETLEGRVVRVSDVIAYLNHDLDDAQRAGVIKKTDIPIETLDVIGDTYSNRIDTMVKDFIYTSLKTDLEELNVSDAMTEELYRLRNFLYEKVYENENAKYEFKKARKLLLDLYEYYIEHHEEVFKDIPQEKKPNKRRMVCDFIAGMTDRFALMTYEKLFLPKQWTVY, translated from the coding sequence ATGACCATTCGGGAGCAGACAGAGGAGATTGAGCGGAAGACCCTTCACCCGAATGCCTCTTTTAGCGCCTCGAGCAAAGGAAGGCCGAGACCCGAAAAAGAAGGAGAGCTGAGGACATGCTTTCAGAGAGACAGAGATAGAGTCATACACTCAAAGGCATTCAGAAGGCTTAAGCATAAAACACAAGTCTTTCTTGCACCAAAAGGAGACCACTATAGAACCCGGCTTACACATGTCCTTGAGGTTAGCCAGATTGCAAGGACGATAGCAAGGGCATTAAGGCTTAATGAGGACCTTACAGAGGCAATTGCATTAGGTCATGACTTAGGACATACACCGTTTGGACATGCAGGAGAGGCAGTGCTTAGGGAGATACATCCAGAGGGCTTTGAGCACTATGAGCAGAGCCTGAGGGTGGTTGACTTTCTCGAGAATCAGGGCAAGGGACTTAATCTCACACACGAGGTCAGAAACGGCATACTCAAGCACTCAAAAGGCAAGGGACTTATAATCCCCAAATTAAAGTCCGACATGGCTGAGACCCTCGAGGGTCGGGTTGTAAGGGTCTCGGATGTTATTGCATACCTCAACCATGACCTCGACGATGCCCAAAGGGCAGGGGTCATCAAAAAGACAGACATCCCGATTGAGACTCTAGATGTCATAGGAGATACATATTCAAATCGCATAGATACTATGGTTAAGGACTTTATCTATACATCTTTAAAGACAGACTTAGAAGAGCTCAATGTGTCCGATGCCATGACAGAAGAGCTTTATAGGCTAAGGAATTTTCTCTATGAAAAAGTGTATGAAAACGAAAATGCCAAATACGAATTCAAAAAGGCAAGAAAGCTCCTTCTTGACCTTTATGAGTATTACATAGAGCACCATGAGGAGGTTTTTAAAGACATACCTCAGGAAAAGAAGCCCAACAAAAGGCGCATGGTATGCGACTTCATAGCAGGCATGACAGACAGGTTTGCTCTTATGACTTATGAAAAGCTCTTTTTGCCTAAGCAGTGGACGGTCTATTAA